Proteins co-encoded in one Gemmatimonadota bacterium genomic window:
- a CDS encoding aminopeptidase P N-terminal domain-containing protein: MDAIERQSGFPAGLFAGRRSKVLGALDRGAMILPAAPPLFRAGDSELRYRPDSELFYLTGFREPESVLLLRGFADEARSILFVRPRDRDAELWTGTRVGPEGAVALVGVDEARPLDELEDALPGLVKGADRIYLRLGLHPRIERSVVAALREARLKGSRTGSGPRAVLDPGELLDEFRLRKDPQEIEAMRTAAAITVAGFEKGLGHVRPGAGEWEIEAEVEGEFRRRGALGPSFGTIVGSGANACVLHYTENDRRMESGELVLLDAGAEWRMYSGDITRTVPVSGRFSPRQREIYEVIESARRAAVDAVAPGLRTDELHLAALGAIVRGLLDLGVLSGSFDELLEAKAHEAYFPHRTSHWLGLNTHDPGDYARGGTPRPLEPGMVLTVEPGLYFPPDGDSPYAGIGIRIEDDVLVTPNGGENLTESLPTEPAAVEALVGALEGEAVHVRG, from the coding sequence TTGGACGCGATCGAGCGGCAGAGTGGATTTCCGGCGGGACTCTTCGCTGGTCGGCGGAGCAAGGTGCTTGGGGCCCTCGACCGGGGTGCCATGATCCTGCCGGCCGCGCCTCCGCTCTTCCGCGCCGGCGACTCCGAGCTCCGTTATCGCCCCGACTCCGAGCTCTTTTATTTGACCGGCTTTCGCGAGCCCGAATCGGTGCTCCTCCTCCGGGGCTTCGCGGACGAAGCGCGGAGCATCCTCTTCGTACGCCCCCGAGACCGCGACGCCGAGCTCTGGACGGGAACACGCGTGGGCCCGGAGGGCGCGGTCGCGCTCGTCGGTGTGGACGAGGCACGCCCCTTGGACGAGCTCGAAGATGCCCTCCCGGGCCTGGTGAAGGGAGCGGATCGGATCTACCTCCGCCTTGGCCTTCACCCTCGCATCGAACGGAGCGTGGTCGCGGCCCTTCGCGAGGCCCGGCTCAAGGGATCGCGCACGGGCTCCGGTCCCCGCGCAGTCTTGGATCCGGGGGAGCTCCTCGACGAGTTCCGGCTCCGGAAGGACCCGCAGGAGATTGAAGCGATGCGCACGGCCGCCGCGATCACGGTCGCGGGTTTCGAAAAGGGGCTCGGACACGTGCGGCCCGGCGCGGGGGAGTGGGAAATCGAGGCCGAAGTGGAGGGAGAATTTCGCAGGCGGGGCGCTCTCGGGCCCTCTTTCGGCACCATCGTCGGCTCGGGCGCAAATGCCTGTGTTCTCCATTACACGGAAAACGACCGGCGCATGGAATCGGGGGAGCTCGTCCTGCTCGACGCCGGTGCGGAATGGCGGATGTACTCCGGCGACATCACTCGCACCGTTCCCGTCTCCGGGCGTTTCTCCCCGCGGCAGCGGGAGATCTACGAAGTCATAGAGTCGGCGCGGCGGGCGGCGGTGGACGCAGTCGCGCCGGGCCTGCGGACCGATGAGCTCCACCTCGCCGCCCTCGGCGCAATCGTGCGGGGCCTCCTTGACCTGGGCGTCCTCTCCGGCTCCTTCGACGAGCTGCTGGAAGCAAAGGCTCACGAGGCGTATTTCCCCCACCGGACCTCGCACTGGCTGGGGCTGAACACACACGACCCCGGTGACTACGCACGGGGAGGGACCCCGCGTCCGCTGGAGCCCGGAATGGTCCTCACGGTGGAGCCGGGGCTCTACTTCCCTCCCGACGGGGACTCCCCCTACGCCGGAATTGGAATTCGGATCGAGGACGATGTCCTTGTCACGCCGAACGGCGGAGAGAACCTGACCGAGAGCCTCCCGACCGAGCCGGCCGCCGTCGAGGCGCTGGTGGGTGCGCTGGAGGGAGAGGCGGTCCATGTCCGAGGGTGA
- a CDS encoding phosphodiester glycosidase family protein, which produces MTGVTRTHLMPATLAAALVAFTTGCEPPDRPPAFAPGLPETAVAYLVPDRVSTFRLEEGVTYRSVRSGKFPWTVHLLEVDVTRCDLGFRVVRAEEGEGRLPVTEMARRSEPGAIAAVNGDFFTPEDRPLGVEVSGGVLRGTTSRSVFAWRPGEIPWVGPVAWEDDGIRFGEWSLSRADPEPEIQVVAGFPPLLRNGLPVGDLELAERPEFAAARDPRTAVGLDAEHDVLWIVVVDGRREGGSEGMTLPELAALFRSLGVGDAINLDGGGSSVMVVRGGVVNRPSVPWGERPVVNALVLRRDAAYCRAH; this is translated from the coding sequence ATGACCGGAGTGACAAGGACTCACCTGATGCCGGCCACTCTGGCTGCCGCGCTCGTCGCATTCACGACCGGGTGTGAGCCCCCGGACCGCCCTCCCGCGTTTGCCCCGGGGCTTCCCGAGACGGCGGTCGCCTATCTCGTCCCCGACCGCGTCTCCACCTTTCGGCTCGAAGAGGGCGTCACCTACCGATCGGTCCGGAGCGGGAAGTTCCCGTGGACGGTCCACCTCCTCGAGGTGGACGTCACCCGATGCGACCTCGGCTTTCGGGTCGTCCGGGCAGAAGAAGGGGAGGGGAGGCTCCCCGTCACCGAGATGGCCCGCCGGAGCGAGCCCGGAGCGATCGCCGCGGTGAACGGGGACTTCTTCACCCCCGAGGACCGTCCGCTCGGGGTCGAGGTGTCGGGAGGCGTGCTGCGAGGGACGACGTCCCGCTCGGTTTTCGCTTGGCGGCCGGGAGAGATTCCCTGGGTGGGGCCGGTCGCGTGGGAAGACGACGGGATCCGATTCGGCGAATGGTCCCTCTCCCGGGCCGATCCCGAACCGGAGATCCAGGTGGTGGCCGGATTCCCTCCGCTCCTGCGCAACGGGCTCCCGGTCGGAGACCTGGAGCTCGCGGAGCGGCCGGAGTTCGCGGCGGCGCGCGATCCGCGGACGGCGGTCGGGTTGGACGCCGAGCACGATGTTCTCTGGATCGTGGTCGTGGATGGCCGAAGGGAAGGGGGGTCCGAGGGGATGACTCTCCCCGAGCTGGCCGCCCTCTTCCGTTCGCTCGGCGTCGGGGACGCGATCAACCTCGACGGAGGCGGTTCCTCCGTGATGGTCGTCCGAGGCGGGGTCGTGAATCGACCCTCGGTCCCGTGGGGGGAGCGGCCCGTCGTGAATGCGCTGGTCCTTCGGCGAGACGCCGCGTACTGTAGGGCGCACTGA
- a CDS encoding type II secretion system F family protein encodes MPTFTYSARPLAGGDIRTGDIDLTTKDEVVSYLHRQKLIPVSVREKPKQISISFGTGVKTRDIVIFTRQFATMINSGLPLVQSLDILAEQTENEKLRVVIKEVLYDVESGNTLADSLDKHPKVFTKLYVNMVAAGEAGGILDTILLRLATFLEKNDALIRKIKGAMIYPAVIFGVAGAAVLVLLIFVIPTFQNMFESAGVPLPMPTQMVIMTSQLLQSYWWALAIGAIGVVVGIIQYYKTDQGQLLIDNLLLHLPILGDMQRKAAVARFTRTLGTLVSSGVSILEGLEITAKTAGNRVIHDAVMGSRASIAGGETISGPLKESGVFPPMVVQMINVGEQTGGLDEMLGKIADFYDEEVDAAVSALLSALEPLMIVVLGVVVGGMIVAMYLPIFDMVGTVQ; translated from the coding sequence GTGCCGACTTTCACCTACAGTGCGCGTCCGCTCGCGGGCGGGGACATCCGGACCGGAGACATCGACCTCACCACCAAGGATGAGGTCGTCTCGTACCTCCACCGTCAGAAGCTGATCCCGGTCTCCGTCCGGGAAAAACCGAAGCAGATTTCGATCTCCTTCGGGACCGGCGTGAAGACCCGAGACATCGTCATCTTCACCCGCCAGTTCGCGACGATGATCAACTCGGGGCTTCCGCTCGTGCAGAGCCTCGACATCCTGGCGGAGCAGACCGAAAACGAGAAGCTCCGCGTCGTAATCAAGGAAGTTCTGTACGACGTCGAGTCCGGAAACACGCTTGCCGATTCGCTCGACAAACATCCCAAGGTCTTCACGAAGCTCTACGTAAACATGGTGGCGGCGGGGGAGGCCGGGGGGATCTTGGACACGATTCTCCTCCGTTTGGCCACCTTCCTGGAAAAAAACGACGCACTCATCCGAAAGATCAAAGGCGCGATGATTTACCCGGCCGTGATCTTCGGCGTCGCGGGAGCGGCCGTCCTGGTCCTGCTGATTTTTGTGATCCCGACCTTCCAGAACATGTTCGAGTCCGCGGGGGTGCCCCTTCCTATGCCGACCCAGATGGTGATCATGACTTCGCAGCTCCTCCAATCGTATTGGTGGGCGCTGGCGATCGGTGCCATCGGGGTGGTCGTGGGCATCATCCAATATTACAAGACCGACCAGGGGCAGCTCCTGATCGACAATCTCCTCCTCCATCTTCCGATTCTCGGGGACATGCAGAGAAAGGCCGCGGTCGCGCGGTTCACCCGCACCCTCGGGACTCTCGTTTCGTCCGGCGTCTCCATCCTCGAAGGACTCGAGATCACGGCGAAGACGGCGGGAAACCGCGTCATTCACGACGCGGTGATGGGTTCGCGCGCCTCGATCGCGGGAGGGGAAACGATCTCCGGACCGCTCAAGGAATCGGGCGTATTCCCGCCGATGGTCGTGCAGATGATCAACGTGGGGGAACAGACCGGCGGACTCGACGAGATGCTCGGGAAGATCGCGGACTTCTACGACGAAGAGGTGGACGCAGCGGTCAGCGCGCTCCTTTCCGCGCTCGAGCCCCTCATGATCGTCGTGCTAGGCGTGGTCGTCGGTGGGATGATCGTCGCGATGTACCTGCCGATTTTCGACATGGTGGGTACGGTGCAGTGA
- the pilB gene encoding type IV-A pilus assembly ATPase PilB, with protein sequence MATKVAQERLGDLFVQEGLITEKQLQDALAESRESKTRLGQALVKLGIVQEDELTRMLGKQYRVPAVDLDKVTVDPKILKLITGEVALKHLVLPLRRVGRTLTVAMANPTDMGAIDDLKFITRYDIEPVIVGESSLRKHLETYYDTADERMAEILSDFIVGEDVEFVEDVEEEVSIAALQEQVDAAPVVKFINGLLTDAVMKGVSDIHIEPFEKEVRVRYRIDGALREVMKPPMKMKAALTSRIKILADLNIAERRVPQDGRIKLRLKNRVVDFRVSTLPVIFGEKIVLRILDKGNLTFDLGSFGFEPRASKDFMEAIAKPYGMVLVTGPTGSGKTTTLYSALSKVNTEDVNIMTAEDPVEYNLHGINQVLVKTQVGMSFAAALRAFLRQDPNIIMVGEVRDLETGGIAIKAALTGHLVLSTLHTNDAPSTVTRLIDMGLEPFNVASALNLVSAQRLVRTICQDCRVETTYPEEYFRAARIPDNFARKTTFYKGQGCEECNGSGYRGRQGIYEVMPMTSGLRKLVMKGAGTDEIRDCAISEGMLTLRDDGLLKVGRGTTTMEEIVKETAAVI encoded by the coding sequence ATGGCGACTAAAGTAGCCCAGGAACGGCTCGGTGACCTCTTCGTCCAAGAGGGCCTCATTACCGAGAAACAACTTCAGGATGCCCTGGCCGAGTCGCGCGAGTCCAAGACGCGTCTCGGTCAGGCCCTCGTGAAGTTGGGCATTGTGCAGGAAGATGAGCTCACCCGGATGCTGGGGAAGCAGTATCGGGTCCCCGCCGTGGATCTCGACAAGGTCACGGTGGATCCGAAGATCCTGAAGCTCATCACGGGGGAAGTCGCCTTAAAGCACCTCGTTCTCCCCCTCCGGCGCGTCGGGCGAACCCTCACCGTGGCGATGGCGAATCCCACGGACATGGGGGCGATCGACGACCTCAAATTCATCACCCGCTACGATATCGAGCCGGTGATCGTCGGGGAGTCCTCGCTCCGCAAGCACCTGGAGACGTATTACGACACCGCCGACGAGCGGATGGCCGAGATCCTCTCGGACTTCATCGTTGGAGAGGACGTCGAGTTCGTCGAGGATGTCGAGGAAGAGGTTTCCATCGCCGCGCTCCAAGAGCAAGTGGACGCGGCCCCGGTCGTGAAATTCATCAACGGCCTCCTGACCGATGCGGTCATGAAGGGTGTCTCGGACATCCACATCGAGCCGTTCGAAAAGGAGGTGCGGGTAAGGTACCGCATCGACGGCGCGCTCCGGGAAGTCATGAAGCCGCCGATGAAGATGAAAGCCGCGCTCACCTCGCGCATCAAGATCCTGGCGGACTTGAACATCGCCGAGCGGCGCGTCCCGCAGGACGGGCGCATCAAGCTCCGGCTGAAGAACCGGGTGGTGGATTTCCGCGTTTCCACGTTGCCGGTGATCTTCGGTGAAAAGATCGTGCTCCGAATCCTCGACAAGGGGAACTTGACCTTCGATCTCGGCTCTTTCGGCTTCGAACCGCGGGCGTCGAAGGACTTCATGGAGGCAATCGCGAAGCCCTACGGGATGGTCCTCGTCACGGGTCCGACCGGGTCCGGGAAGACGACCACCCTGTATTCCGCGCTCTCCAAGGTGAATACCGAGGATGTCAACATCATGACGGCGGAGGACCCCGTCGAGTACAACCTTCACGGGATCAACCAGGTTCTGGTGAAGACGCAGGTGGGGATGAGCTTCGCGGCCGCACTCCGGGCCTTTTTGCGTCAGGACCCGAACATCATCATGGTGGGGGAGGTCCGGGACCTGGAAACCGGCGGAATCGCGATCAAGGCGGCTCTGACCGGCCATCTCGTCCTCTCGACGCTCCACACGAACGACGCACCTTCCACGGTGACGAGACTGATCGACATGGGGCTCGAGCCCTTCAACGTGGCCTCGGCCCTGAACCTGGTCTCGGCGCAACGCCTGGTGCGCACGATTTGCCAAGACTGTCGGGTCGAGACGACATATCCGGAGGAATATTTCCGGGCGGCCAGGATTCCGGATAACTTCGCCCGGAAGACGACTTTTTACAAAGGCCAAGGATGTGAGGAGTGCAACGGCTCGGGGTATCGGGGTCGCCAGGGGATTTACGAAGTCATGCCGATGACTTCCGGTCTTCGGAAGCTCGTCATGAAGGGCGCCGGAACCGACGAGATCCGTGACTGCGCGATTAGCGAGGGGATGTTGACGCTCCGGGACGACGGCCTGCTCAAGGTCGGGCGGGGGACGACGACCATGGAAGAAATCGTGAAGGAAACCGCTGCGGTCATCTGA
- a CDS encoding LptF/LptG family permease encodes MPRILDRLILGTFIRLFLGFAVGAPVLFILGDATENLDGYLDRGIPLGDVALSYVYLYPQFLSWTFPIAALLATVFTIHPLTTHREIMAMKSGGISFHRLVFPLLAMGVVLTGVGLALAEAAPRANQVAVEIRGERARATAFRSNFVYVTDTGESLTGRRLNVGDGRILGVTLQELSGGPAGLVRHVDAEDAVWEEGRGWTFRNGFTREIYPDRTEVTFQFSSARFPGIGERPEELLESYRDEDEMTYAELTQFGNRLLRSGGDVGRTFTKRAQRLAIPAAALVIILFGAPLATSSKRGGAAFGIGLSLATTILYIMLFRVSGALGYTGTLDPRVAAWLPNALFLAAGLVLMQRVRT; translated from the coding sequence ATGCCGCGGATCCTGGACCGGCTCATCCTGGGAACCTTCATTCGGCTCTTCCTGGGATTCGCCGTCGGGGCGCCGGTTCTCTTCATCCTCGGGGACGCCACGGAAAACCTGGATGGGTACCTCGACCGCGGGATCCCACTCGGCGACGTGGCGCTCTCTTACGTTTACCTGTACCCTCAGTTTCTCTCCTGGACCTTTCCCATCGCGGCGCTCCTCGCGACCGTGTTCACGATCCACCCGCTGACGACGCATCGTGAGATCATGGCGATGAAGTCGGGAGGCATCTCGTTCCACCGCCTTGTTTTCCCCCTCCTCGCGATGGGCGTCGTCCTGACCGGGGTCGGGCTCGCATTGGCCGAGGCGGCGCCCCGAGCCAACCAGGTCGCGGTGGAGATTCGGGGAGAGAGGGCGCGGGCGACGGCCTTTCGGAGCAATTTCGTTTACGTGACGGACACGGGGGAGTCACTCACCGGCCGGCGCCTCAACGTCGGAGACGGAAGAATCCTCGGGGTGACGCTCCAGGAACTTTCGGGCGGTCCGGCTGGCCTGGTTCGGCATGTGGATGCGGAGGACGCCGTCTGGGAGGAGGGGCGTGGCTGGACCTTTCGAAACGGCTTCACCCGTGAGATTTACCCGGACAGGACCGAGGTCACCTTCCAGTTCTCGTCGGCCCGATTCCCGGGCATCGGAGAACGTCCCGAGGAGTTGCTCGAGTCCTACCGGGACGAGGACGAGATGACTTACGCGGAGCTCACCCAATTCGGCAACCGACTTCTCCGCTCGGGCGGGGACGTGGGGAGGACTTTCACGAAGCGGGCACAGCGGTTGGCCATCCCGGCGGCGGCCTTGGTGATTATCCTCTTCGGGGCGCCGCTCGCCACCTCGTCGAAGCGCGGGGGCGCGGCCTTCGGAATCGGGCTTTCCCTCGCGACGACCATCCTCTACATCATGCTTTTCCGGGTCTCGGGCGCCCTCGGATACACGGGGACGCTCGATCCGCGAGTCGCCGCTTGGCTACCGAACGCGCTTTTCCTGGCCGCAGGGCTCGTCCTCATGCAGCGGGTGCGGACCTGA
- a CDS encoding ComEA family DNA-binding protein yields the protein MSTEERRTVVATTGVLLVASMVRLGWEVRPVPPILPPAPVPEALLEATRREVEREERMATPLAPGERIDPNRAPEVELARLPGVGPALARRIVDTRDASGAFQATSDLLRVPGIGPATLARIEALLDLSDPPAALGRTALERAPGAARAAAAPTLDLNSAGSEELQALPGIGPALAARILEERARVGRFTAIEELLEVPGIGPATLARLLPLVRAGG from the coding sequence ATGTCCACCGAGGAGCGCCGAACGGTCGTGGCGACGACGGGAGTCCTCCTCGTCGCGAGCATGGTCCGACTGGGGTGGGAGGTACGGCCCGTCCCACCGATCCTCCCACCGGCGCCTGTCCCGGAGGCGCTTCTCGAAGCGACGCGGCGGGAGGTCGAGCGTGAGGAGCGCATGGCCACACCGCTCGCCCCTGGAGAGCGTATCGACCCAAACCGGGCTCCCGAGGTGGAGCTCGCGCGCCTTCCCGGAGTCGGTCCCGCGCTCGCGCGCCGGATCGTCGACACGCGAGATGCGAGCGGAGCATTCCAGGCCACTTCCGACCTTCTCCGCGTGCCGGGGATCGGCCCGGCCACCCTGGCCAGAATCGAGGCACTTCTGGATCTGTCGGATCCACCCGCCGCGTTGGGGAGGACCGCCTTGGAAAGAGCGCCAGGAGCCGCAAGGGCGGCTGCCGCTCCCACCCTCGATCTGAATTCGGCGGGGTCGGAGGAGCTCCAGGCGCTGCCGGGAATTGGCCCGGCCCTCGCCGCTCGCATTCTCGAGGAACGGGCCCGCGTGGGGCGCTTCACCGCGATCGAGGAGCTCCTGGAAGTCCCGGGGATCGGCCCGGCGACCCTGGCACGACTCCTGCCCCTCGTGCGTGCGGGCGGATGA
- a CDS encoding LptF/LptG family permease has translation MSILTRHVLRAHLGPFLFAFTTVTGLIFLNAVAQRLETLLGRGLEPATFGEFMLLSLPHVVALTFPMSILVAVLYAFSELTGHNEVAAMAGGGIHPVRLMVPVILVGIALTFLMLIFNDRVLPEANHRLNSLMADVGSKSPTFELREEIVNEIHTGDQSQYFLRAREIDRTTNELTDVTIFDLTDPSTLRTIVAESGRMTFTPDMRDLHLTLSNGVVYGLSDDRPGTFQWLEYDTQILPFRGVGEELERRTGGTRGDREMPIAMLEEEIARAYGDMSRVAEDSRQASLSLVQRALGFDQFQRVDETAPGNGGVRGEGSPVRETDLSQALGADWEAGLRAAGLEPREDQEVHNVAQLHRTNLIRFEVHQGEAFGKEVEVHKKYAIAFACLIFVLLGPPLAMRYPGGGVGMVIAASVSIFFFYWMGLIGGERLAERGLMDPALAMWAPSAILLVPAIFLLSTTARQISTNRGSSWDELRYRLGRIFRIGRGGGEVADRTPREGTA, from the coding sequence ATGTCCATTCTGACCCGCCACGTGCTTCGAGCCCATTTGGGCCCCTTCCTGTTCGCCTTCACTACGGTGACGGGGCTGATCTTCCTGAACGCCGTCGCCCAGCGGCTCGAGACCTTGCTCGGAAGGGGCTTGGAGCCGGCCACTTTTGGCGAGTTCATGCTCCTCTCCCTTCCCCACGTGGTCGCGCTCACCTTCCCGATGTCGATACTGGTCGCTGTCCTCTACGCCTTCTCGGAGCTCACGGGGCACAATGAAGTCGCCGCCATGGCCGGAGGCGGGATCCACCCCGTGCGGCTGATGGTCCCCGTGATTCTCGTGGGAATCGCCCTCACCTTTCTCATGTTGATCTTTAACGACCGCGTTCTGCCGGAGGCGAACCACCGCCTAAACTCCCTGATGGCGGACGTCGGAAGCAAGAGCCCGACCTTCGAGCTCCGGGAAGAGATCGTCAACGAGATCCACACCGGTGACCAATCTCAGTACTTCCTGCGGGCGCGGGAGATCGACCGGACGACCAACGAACTCACCGACGTCACGATCTTCGACCTCACGGACCCCTCGACGCTTCGCACGATCGTGGCCGAAAGCGGGAGAATGACGTTTACCCCGGACATGCGCGACCTGCACCTCACCCTCTCGAATGGGGTGGTGTACGGGCTCTCGGACGACCGGCCCGGGACCTTCCAGTGGCTCGAGTACGACACCCAGATCCTCCCCTTCCGGGGAGTGGGGGAAGAGCTTGAACGGCGCACGGGTGGAACGCGAGGGGACCGGGAGATGCCGATCGCGATGCTCGAGGAGGAAATCGCGCGCGCGTACGGCGACATGAGCCGGGTCGCCGAAGACAGCCGGCAGGCCTCGCTTTCCCTCGTCCAGCGGGCGCTGGGATTCGATCAGTTCCAGCGGGTGGACGAAACCGCACCCGGGAACGGCGGAGTCCGCGGGGAAGGTAGCCCCGTCCGGGAGACCGATCTGTCTCAGGCGCTCGGGGCGGATTGGGAAGCCGGGCTCCGCGCTGCGGGACTGGAGCCGCGGGAGGACCAGGAGGTGCATAACGTGGCGCAGCTCCACCGCACGAACCTCATCCGTTTCGAAGTTCACCAAGGGGAAGCCTTCGGAAAGGAAGTGGAAGTCCACAAGAAATACGCGATCGCCTTCGCATGCCTGATCTTCGTCCTCCTCGGGCCGCCTCTGGCGATGCGCTATCCGGGGGGCGGAGTGGGAATGGTGATCGCAGCCTCGGTAAGCATCTTCTTTTTTTACTGGATGGGACTCATCGGGGGGGAGCGTCTCGCCGAACGCGGCCTGATGGATCCCGCGTTGGCCATGTGGGCACCCTCGGCGATCCTCCTCGTGCCGGCGATTTTTCTCCTTTCCACGACCGCCCGCCAGATTTCGACGAATCGCGGGAGCAGCTGGGACGAGCTTCGATACCGGCTGGGTCGGATCTTCCGCATCGGGCGTGGAGGAGGAGAGGTGGCCGATCGAACGCCGAGGGAAGGGACGGCTTGA
- the dapF gene encoding diaminopimelate epimerase, producing MSEGEGGNALPLLAGRDFFKAHGLGNDYLVFERAGARAVGWPITAETVRRVCHRQEGVGGDGMVVLLDRAPGDGVFPLRMFNPDGSEFERSGNGLRVLAAALFRSGLAGAESFRVRSGGDEIPMIVHGRDARGHYDVSVDMGRARVGADAGVVAGQLDGEGRVVHPTHGPLAFVPISVGNPHAVVFPEVPSEALLRTLGPFIATHPAFPDGTNVQLASVVAPGRLRILIWERGVGETSASGTSSCAAAAAAVLTGRLEPGTIEVEMRGGALQVQVGPDLNLVLRGPVTEVAEGTLTEGFCEALDS from the coding sequence ATGTCCGAGGGTGAGGGCGGGAACGCGCTCCCCCTTCTCGCCGGACGCGACTTCTTCAAGGCACACGGACTCGGAAACGACTATCTCGTTTTCGAGCGCGCCGGTGCGCGTGCGGTCGGGTGGCCCATCACCGCGGAGACCGTGCGCCGGGTCTGTCACCGCCAAGAAGGTGTGGGCGGCGACGGGATGGTGGTTCTCCTCGATCGAGCTCCGGGGGATGGAGTCTTTCCCCTGCGCATGTTCAATCCGGACGGCTCCGAGTTCGAAAGGAGCGGGAACGGGCTCCGGGTCCTTGCGGCGGCCCTCTTCCGGAGCGGACTCGCGGGTGCCGAGTCCTTTCGGGTCCGAAGCGGGGGTGACGAGATCCCGATGATCGTTCATGGACGGGACGCTCGCGGCCACTACGACGTGTCGGTCGACATGGGACGGGCGCGCGTAGGTGCGGATGCCGGTGTGGTTGCCGGCCAACTCGATGGGGAGGGGCGGGTCGTGCATCCGACGCATGGGCCGTTGGCCTTCGTTCCGATCTCCGTCGGGAATCCACACGCGGTCGTCTTTCCGGAAGTGCCCTCGGAAGCCCTCCTGAGGACGCTCGGACCCTTCATCGCGACCCACCCGGCCTTCCCCGACGGGACCAACGTCCAACTCGCGTCGGTCGTCGCGCCCGGCCGGCTTCGAATCCTCATCTGGGAGCGAGGTGTCGGGGAGACCTCCGCATCCGGCACCAGCTCCTGCGCGGCCGCGGCCGCGGCCGTCCTGACCGGACGCCTCGAACCGGGAACGATCGAAGTGGAAATGCGGGGCGGTGCGCTGCAGGTCCAGGTCGGCCCCGACCTAAACCTCGTCCTCAGAGGTCCGGTGACCGAGGTCGCGGAAGGGACGTTGACGGAAGGATTTTGTGAGGCGCTGGACTCCTGA
- a CDS encoding type IV pilus twitching motility protein PilT, with protein MSVRALLEEMIQKGASDLHLTVGERPKLRIDGDLMNSSVDRVLTPKDTLTLAYSILTEQQKKRFETDDELDFSFGVQNLSRFRGNLFKQRGCVALALRQIPYQILSLEQLGLPAVIKKLAERPRGLVLVTGPTGSGKSTTLAAMLDKVNTERRSHIITVEDPIEFIHAHKSCTVNQREVGADTKTFAAALKYALRQDPDVILIGEMRDLETIGAALTIAETGHLVFATLHTNSAAEAINRIIDAFPSHQQSQIRAQLAFVLEGVVTQTLLPKATGKGRVCATEIMICTPAIRALIRDEKIHQIYSLMQAGKKHGMQTMNDSLQQLYMQRLVTLEEAVKRSGDPAEFLRSVGEPVPGSA; from the coding sequence GTGAGCGTTCGGGCCCTGCTCGAGGAGATGATCCAGAAGGGCGCGTCCGACCTCCATCTCACGGTAGGCGAGCGTCCGAAGCTCCGCATCGACGGTGACCTCATGAACTCCTCCGTCGATCGCGTGCTCACGCCCAAAGACACGCTCACCCTCGCATACTCGATCCTTACGGAGCAGCAGAAGAAGCGCTTCGAAACCGATGACGAGTTGGACTTCTCCTTTGGTGTCCAGAACCTCTCGAGATTCCGGGGAAATCTTTTCAAGCAACGTGGATGCGTAGCGCTGGCTCTCCGCCAGATCCCCTATCAGATCCTTTCACTGGAGCAGCTCGGGCTTCCCGCCGTGATCAAGAAGCTGGCCGAGCGTCCGCGCGGTCTCGTGCTCGTAACGGGACCGACGGGTTCGGGGAAGTCCACCACTTTGGCAGCAATGCTCGACAAAGTGAACACCGAGCGGCGCTCCCACATCATCACGGTGGAAGATCCGATCGAGTTCATTCACGCGCACAAGAGTTGCACGGTGAACCAACGTGAGGTCGGGGCCGACACAAAGACGTTCGCCGCAGCGCTCAAGTATGCGCTCCGCCAGGATCCCGACGTCATCCTGATCGGAGAAATGCGGGACTTGGAGACGATCGGTGCCGCATTGACGATCGCGGAGACCGGCCACCTCGTCTTCGCGACCTTGCACACGAACTCCGCCGCCGAGGCGATCAACCGAATCATCGACGCCTTCCCCTCGCACCAGCAGTCGCAGATCCGCGCCCAGCTCGCCTTCGTGCTCGAGGGAGTCGTCACGCAGACCCTTCTCCCGAAGGCCACGGGAAAGGGGCGCGTATGCGCGACCGAGATCATGATCTGCACGCCGGCGATTCGCGCCCTCATTCGCGACGAAAAGATCCATCAGATTTATTCGCTCATGCAGGCCGGAAAGAAGCATGGAATGCAAACGATGAACGACTCGCTCCAGCAGCTCTACATGCAGCGGCTCGTAACCCTGGAGGAGGCGGTGAAGCGCTCCGGCGACCCGGCCGAATTCCTCCGGTCGGTGGGCGAGCCCGTTCCCGGGAGCGCCTAA